Sequence from the Molothrus ater isolate BHLD 08-10-18 breed brown headed cowbird chromosome 13, BPBGC_Mater_1.1, whole genome shotgun sequence genome:
GTGGGCACTGGTTGTGTCTGAACCTTGCTCTGCATCTCTGGAGGGACTTGGTGTCTCAAGTAATAACACAAGGGGTGCCTCAAGGCTCAGCCTGCTCCATGCAGGCTCCCAGCCTTGATGTGACTGTGTGTCCTGGTGCACCTGCATAGCTGCACTCCGTGGGGACACAGCATAGACAGATCCTTGGGTTAGAGCTTCAACCTGTGCCACCCTCTCTTCAGGGACACTGCCATAGCCCTTGTTCAGGGGATGCCTCCTCCTGTTCTTGTTGCACTGAATGAGGGGGGTCTTCTCTCTGGGACTGGTTTTGGGATTGCCTTCTGagctcctcctctctctctctctcccagacAAGAACGAGTGCTCCTCCCAGCCTTGCAAAAATGGAGGCACCTGCCTGGACCTAGATGGTGACTACACCTGCAAGTGTCCTTCTCCATTCCTGGGGAAGACCTGCCACAGCCGTGAGTCTTTGGCACCAACTGTACTGaattccctttccctcctgttCCCTACTGTCTGTCCCTCATTGCCAGGGGGAATCTCACCAGCTGGTTTATGGGATCTGGAGGGCAGCTGTGGCTATCCTTGGTGCCAGCAGGCCTGGTCTCAATGGAGGAAACATCCTCAGGAAGgtgttttctcctctctggaGTGCTCCAGGAAGGTCCTTTCTCCTCCAGACTTCTGTGCTGTGAGGGGGACTGATGGATGGTATAGTTTTGGCTGAGGGATGAGGAGAAGaggacaccttggggacagccaGACACTAGGGCTGGCCTCCTTCTCCTGTTCTGCCTCCAAACAAGAAACAAATGACCCCTAGTTCTTCTCCCTGGTTACTGTCTCTCTTTGATCCTGATCTCCCCTCTgcctccaggctgtgctgttctCCTGGGCATGGAAGGAGGAGCCATCTCTGATGCCCAGCTCTCAGCATCCTCTGTCTATTACGGCTTCCTTGGCCTCCAGCGCTGGGGGCCAGAGCTCGCCCGCCTCAACAACCACGGCATTGTCAATGCCTGGACCTCCAGCAACTACGACAAGAGCCCCTGGATCCAGGTACCTGGGGCAGGACTGGAttgccagcacagagagcagcccagcagccatggctggtcttgcagtgctgctgttacGTGATTTCACTGCTCCTGGTGGCAAGTGTGGAGCTAAATTGCTGCATCAAGCTGCCACCCAGGGGTATCTTGGGATGTGCCTGGAGGAGGCAAGTCCATTGGAGGAAGGTGGGACATGGCTTGATCATCCCCCTTGCTCTGCCCACCTTGGGATGCAAggctggagggatggagggctTCCTCCCTAAAGGAGTTCCagcaccctgggcagcccctttTCCTTGTCCCAGTGCCCACCCTCCCACTCAGACTTGGTGATCCTGGTGGGTGCAAGAGCTGTGTGCAGGCCATCCTCACTGCACCCCACTCATCCTCTTCTCCCCCCCGCAGGCCAACCTGCTGCGGAAGATGCGGCTGAGCGGGATCATCACACAGGGCGCGCGCCGCGTGGGGCAGCAGGAGTTTGTCCGCGCCTACAGAGTCGCCTACAGCCTCGATGGGAAGGAGTTCATCTTCTTCAAGGATGAGAAAAAGGATGTAGACAAGGTGGGCTGCGATGCTCTGTGCAGGGgatgtcccagctccccccatccagcagtgctgtgggtgctggagtGGCTGTGAGCTGCATCCCTGTGTGTGGGAAAGTGCTTCTGACCTGgggcaaagctgtgctgggaaccAATGGGAACTCTGCTAGCAGGGAGATGGCACAGGCTGTTCCAGTGCCAAGCAATACTCCCTGCCTCTGTGTAATTGACCATAATAAGCATAACCAAAGAAGCAGCCCTGCCTGATTTAGGTCATTCAGATAGTATCTTTATCACTGACATCCTGTGGGAACTGGGCTTGGTCTGGGAGTGCTACTGAGCAGCTTGGATAGCTTGCTGATGTATCTGCAGCAAGCACCAGCTGACAGAGTCTCTCAAAGTGGGAATACTTGTAGATTGCCTACACTCTACTTGCAGTTCTTTATGGCAAGTGTCTCCTGCTGGTTTTCTGAGCATCCAGGGAATGGTTGGGagtttctgctttgctttaaaaaaaaaaatagaaaaattccTCTTGTTTCTGCAGCAGTGGAAAAAGTGCATGAAAGGCAATTTGATTCTATTTATTGtgttaaaaaggaagaagtgaaCCACCTCTCTGCTTGTCATGATTTGAGGAGCATTGTGGTGGCGGGAGTGGGTGTTGCTGCATGTGTGGCTCTGTGGGGGTGAGGATGAAGCAGGGAATGTTGCAAAGCTCTGTTGGGAGTGTTGGAGCTCCTCCAAGGTCCTGCACTGATCCAGGGCACAAAAACAGAGCCCAGCTTCCCCCTCTGTGCTCTTTTGCCATTGGCAGTGCCGAGATCTCTCTGTCTGCTGTGCAAGGGATTTGCTGCAGGAGActgtgggagagctggggcacTGAGCCCTGGTCACTGTTGCAGGTTTTTGAGGGGAACGTGGACTATGGCACCATGAGGACCAACATGTTCAACCCTCCCATCACGGCCCAGTTCATCCGCATCTACCCCGTGACGTGCCGCCGTGCCTGCACGCTGCGCTTCGAGCTCATCGGCTGCGAGATGAACGGTAAATGCCAGTGCTGTCCCCtcaaggggctgcagggcagggggtgacacagggcagggcatcACCCCTTGGCCTGCTTCTGATCCCTCAGGACAGGGGATTTGTCAGTGCTTGCTTTTCCTCATGTTGGTGCCTGGGAATACTCAGGGGTGCGTTTGGGGAGCACAAGCTGTTAATCCCATCAGCTCAGCCCGCTCGAGCTGCATTCTCACCCTGCTAACACCTTCCCAAGGCAGGAGTTCTACTGTGCCCCCTCCCTGTCTGAGCTGTGAACCcgctgcttttcctgcttgaAAAGAGAGAGcttgaaaagcagcagaggatCAAAGTCCTCTGGGAAATGGGAGGGATCATCAGCCTGAGCCCTttccctgtgcctcctgcattcctgccctgcagcacatccctgggaaCTGAGTGGGACTCGTGTGTTGGTGTGGGAGTGGGATCTTGTGGGGGCTTGggtcctgtcctgctgctgtgtgggtgTGGTGCCATCCGTGCTTTTGGCTGGGGATATCTTTGCGTTTCTATTTCCACATCCTTCTCTGCTTCCTGCCAAAGCTTTCTGTattccagggctgggctgggctggtctGGGCTATGGGGACATCTActcatccctgcagcaggaggcacTGTGAGCCAGGGAATAGCTGGGAGCTAAAAATCCCGGGAAAAGACCGCCCTGCTCATCTGCTGAGCatttccctgcctggctctggtgCCGCTCTGGGCAGTGGAATGAGAATGTGGGGATGGCTTCTGACAGGTCTGCGGGGTTGTGCTTGCAGTtgtctctttccttttcactgcCCGTGTAAACTGTTGTGTTACAGTGTATTTCAACACGGCAGGTTGCTCGGAGCCTCTGGGCATGAAATCCCGCCTCATCTCCGACCAGCAGATCACAGCCTCCAGTGTCTTCAAGACCTGGGGCATCGATGCCTTTACCTGGCACCCTCATTACGCTCGCCTGGACATGACAGGCAAGACCAACGCCTGGACAGCCCTGAACAACGACCCGTCTGAGTGGCTGCAGGTGGGTCTCTGGTCTCTGTAACCTGATATCTCCTcaccagctcctcagctgtgcCTAGGGCCACCTCCTGTTTCAGGGTAGCTGGAACAGCTGGGTTGGTGTGACCAGAGCCTTGTTGTGGGTCACAAAGTCCAGCAATGCTCTCCCTGAGTGGAGATCACAGGGGCAGGTCAGGATGGGACCACAGCCACAGGTTTTAACAGCagtcctggagctctgggtcAGAATCAGCCCATAGGAGCAAGGTGGTACCATATCTGCACCTTCTTGTGGGGTGCCTCAAGCCTGCAGCACCGCAGTTCTGTCTCAACCCCTGAGGAAAtgccatcccagcctggagtgACCATCCCAACACACTGGCTGCCCAGAACACcatgtttctgttttgcaggaaaaaaaaatcaggcttgcttttctcttttcagtctGGAATAGAAACAAATGGTTTTGAAATTTCCTTCTCAGTTTCCCTTGCTCCCCTGTTTTTGTACTTTTCACATGATTCCATGACATAATAGGACAAAGCAGTTTAGATATTTGTCCCACTTTTTATTTGGGAAATGATTAAAAGCAGCTGTCTCTCAACTCTAAATAAACCAGCTTGTTGAGCCATTGGCTGATGACGGGGTCAGGATGACACGCTGAGCTGGGCTATTGCACCACAGGCTGCCTGtttgtatatatgtgtatagaTTTACATGTGCACTCCGGATTTATGTGTATTGTATCACTGGAATTGCCCTCCATGAGCATGAAAACAGAGCTAAATTAATGAGGCTTTCAGCTCCTTTGGTGGTTTACCCTGTAACGTGCCAGCAGCAGTAAACACAGTGTGGCAGAGTAAAGAGAATAGAAACCGTCACGCTTAGAACCCAAATGTCACATTCTGTTAACTGCATATTTTCTCAGCCAGAATTACTTTCCAGTGgaaatgcatttcttctgtgaatcctgtattttttttgAGTTGAAATTTTTTGCTGTCCTTCCCACACTGGTGTTTCCAGCAAAAAATGTGGaggtggcagggatgggcaaGGGAGCTGAGATGGGTTTGCGCCCACTTTTGGTTGCTTTGAGTGATGCTGTGAGTGTTGAAGGATCAAATATTTCACAGTCATGTTTTATGATTTGTCTGGCATGGGGGTCAAGTGGTGTTTTCTCCATTCTTGACCCCCAGGGGCCAGCTTTTcctggctgcctctggagcATGAAGGGCGCTGTAGGGTGGGAGCACTGCTCCTGCAAGGAGCTCTGACAAGCCTTGTCTCTGCCAGATTGACCTTCGGGACCAGAAGAAGGTGACAGGCATCATCACACAAGGAGCCCGTGACTTTGGGCACATCCAGTATGTGGCAGCTTACAAGGTGGCCTACAGTGACAATGGCACGTCCTGGACCCTGTACCGGGATGCCCAGACAAACAGCACCAAGGTGGGTGTGAGGAGGGCAAAGTGATTTCCCAGGGCTCAGGCATGCCAtggtggtggtgttcacaggggtcttaggatgagggaagagatgaggatctgactctgtgtttcagaaggcttgatttattatttattatatatattatattaaaactatactaaaaaaaagagaaatatttcatcagaaagctagctaagaataaaaaaaaaaagaaaaaaataacaaaagcttgtaTCTTGGACAAAGAGTCCAAACTAGCTGATTGTGATTGgctattaattaaaaacaactacaTAAGACtaatcacagatgcacctgttgcattccacagcagcaaataattattgtttacattttgttcctgaggcttctcagattctcaggagaaaaaatcctaaaaaaaggatttttcataaaatgtgtctgtgacatgccatggcagggagggatgaAGGGTGGGGCTcaggtcacagaatcacaaaaatatgctgagttggaaggtacccacaaggatcattgagtccaactcctggccctgcacagggcaccccaagagtcacaccatgtgagagtgttgtccaaagccttcttgaactctgtcaatCGGTGCTGTCACCGCTGCCCTGGGGTCCTGGCAGCCCTGATAACCCACCTTTCTCCTCTAGATCTTCCATGGCAACAGTGACAACTACTCACACAAGAAGAACGTGTTCGACGTGCCCTTCTACGCCCGCTATGTGCGCATCCTGCCCGTGGCCTGGCACAACCGCATCACCCTGcgcatggagctgctgggctgcgaTGAGTAGGCACGGGGAGCGAGGACGGGGCTGCTCTTCCCCGCTGCCCAGCCTGCACCCTGCCTACCCCTGCccactcctgctctgccctcacacCCCCCTCTCCATGTCCCCACACTCAGGAGGCGGCCAAGAGGGCTCCCCTGCCCCGcggtggtgctggggctgcagcactgcacttTACGGGGCCCTTGCAGGTGGGACGTGGGGATGGCTCCTGTCCTcttgctgctccagccagggctcagACCCCCTCCTGCAACTGGGGCTTTCTTGGGGACACCATCCTGCAAATGAGGCCTTGCTGGGGGACCCTGTCCTGCAACCAGGGCTTGGCTTTATCTTCTCAGCTAAGCCTGGGGACAAATTTTCTCCTTCTCGCTTCTGCTTCCAGCAGAGAGGCTACAGCCAGTGGCAGTCTCTTGCCTGAGCTGTGTCTTGGGGCTCAGCAGTTTTCAGGGTCTTAGGGCAGGCTCCCCTGGCTTGCAGCCTCCaatttccctcctgctccctgcttgTCTGCAAGCAGGGGCTGTAAAAATCCTCTGAAAAATCTCAGCTGTTGTCCCCTGCCCATTTTGCCAGGCTCTGAGTCTCCTTGTCTGCGATGTCAGCACCACATAGTGCAAGTGGAGTGATGAGACACTCCTGTCAGGAGGCACCAGATCCCCACTGATGGTGGCTCTACCTGCTGGGCACTCTGGCAGGCATTGCCCATTCCCCTTCCTGGGatgccagctccagcagcctcccagtCTCAGCATTGCCATCATCCCCAGCTTACTGCAGTTTGGCATGCCTGGCCATCCCTTGTCCTCAGAGCCCAGTGGTGACCAGGGGGACTGTGATCTGGTAGTGGGGAGAGTTGGTTTGTAACCAGAAGGATGCAAAGAAAAGATGGG
This genomic interval carries:
- the MFGE8 gene encoding lactadherin isoform X1 is translated as MSRNMSAASLFRVLLAVAVAFPLLLVVSGDFCDVNHCQNGGTCLTGINEAPFFCICPEGYVGIDCNETEKGPCHPNPCHNNGECQLVPNRGDVFTDYICKCPAGYDGLHCQNNKNECSSQPCKNGGTCLDLDGDYTCKCPSPFLGKTCHSRCAVLLGMEGGAISDAQLSASSVYYGFLGLQRWGPELARLNNHGIVNAWTSSNYDKSPWIQANLLRKMRLSGIITQGARRVGQQEFVRAYRVAYSLDGKEFIFFKDEKKDVDKVFEGNVDYGTMRTNMFNPPITAQFIRIYPVTCRRACTLRFELIGCEMNVYFNTAGCSEPLGMKSRLISDQQITASSVFKTWGIDAFTWHPHYARLDMTGKTNAWTALNNDPSEWLQIDLRDQKKVTGIITQGARDFGHIQYVAAYKVAYSDNGTSWTLYRDAQTNSTKIFHGNSDNYSHKKNVFDVPFYARYVRILPVAWHNRITLRMELLGCDE
- the MFGE8 gene encoding lactadherin isoform X3, which encodes MSRNMSAASLFRVLLAVAVAFPLLLVVSGPCHPNPCHNNGECQLVPNRGDVFTDYICKCPAGYDGLHCQNNKNECSSQPCKNGGTCLDLDGDYTCKCPSPFLGKTCHSRCAVLLGMEGGAISDAQLSASSVYYGFLGLQRWGPELARLNNHGIVNAWTSSNYDKSPWIQANLLRKMRLSGIITQGARRVGQQEFVRAYRVAYSLDGKEFIFFKDEKKDVDKVFEGNVDYGTMRTNMFNPPITAQFIRIYPVTCRRACTLRFELIGCEMNVYFNTAGCSEPLGMKSRLISDQQITASSVFKTWGIDAFTWHPHYARLDMTGKTNAWTALNNDPSEWLQIDLRDQKKVTGIITQGARDFGHIQYVAAYKVAYSDNGTSWTLYRDAQTNSTKIFHGNSDNYSHKKNVFDVPFYARYVRILPVAWHNRITLRMELLGCDE
- the MFGE8 gene encoding lactadherin isoform X2 — protein: MSRNMSAASLFRVLLAVAVAFPLLLVVSGDFCDVNHCQNGGTCLTGINEAPFFCICPEGYVGIDCNETEKGPCHPNPCHNNGECQLVPNRGDVFTDYICKCPAGYDGLHCQNNKNECSSQPCKNGGTCLDLDGDYTCKCPSPFLGKTCHSRCAVLLGMEGGAISDAQLSASSVYYGFLGLQRWGPELARLNNHGIVNAWTSSNYDKSPWIQANLLRKMRLSGIITQGARRVGQQEFVRAYRVAYSLDGKEFIFFKDEKKDVDKVFEGNVDYGTMRTNMFNPPITAQFIRIYPVTCRRACTLRFELIGCEMNGCSEPLGMKSRLISDQQITASSVFKTWGIDAFTWHPHYARLDMTGKTNAWTALNNDPSEWLQIDLRDQKKVTGIITQGARDFGHIQYVAAYKVAYSDNGTSWTLYRDAQTNSTKIFHGNSDNYSHKKNVFDVPFYARYVRILPVAWHNRITLRMELLGCDE